The Pedococcus dokdonensis region CACCAGCCGGTGCCGCTGAGCCTCGACGAGGTCTTCACCATGCTGGCCCCGGCCGACCTCGGGAGCCCGGCCGCGGCCGGTGCGGCCCAGGGTGGCACCTCGGGCAAGCCCAAGGAGGTCGCGGTCGTCGACTTCGAGGTCGGCGAGTCCGTCACCGTCATGGAGGGCCCGTTCGAGACCCTTCCCGCGACGATCTCCGAGATCAACCCCGACACCCAGAAGCTCAAGGTGCTCGTCTCCATCTTCGGCCGGGAGACCCCGGTCGAGCTGTCGTTCAACCAGGTCGCCAAGATCTGATCGCACGGCAGCACCTGTTCCCGGCACCCCGGGAGCATGCAACCGGGTCATCGCCCACGGCGTAGGCCCACCACCCAGAAGGAACAGCAATGCCTCCGAAGAAGAAGGTCTCCGGCTTCATCAAGCTGCAGATCCAGGCCGGTGCGGCCACGCCCGCGCCCCCCGTGGGCCCCGCCCTCGGTCAGCACGGCGTCAACATCATGGAGTTCGTCAAGGCGTACAACGCTGCGACGGAGTCCCAGCGCGGCAACGTCATCCCGGTGGAGATCACGGTCTACGAAGACCGCTCCTTCACGTTCATCACCAAGACGCCGCCGGCCGCCGAGCTGATCAAGAAGGCCGCCGGTGTGCCCAAGGGCTCCGGTGAGCCGCACAAGACCAAGGTCGCCAAGCTGTCGGCCGACCAGGTCCGCGCCATCGCCGAGCAGAAGATGGAAGACCTGAACGCCAACGACATCAACCAGGCGATGAAGATCATCGCCGGCACCGCCCGCTCGATGGGCATTGACACGTCGCTCTGACGACAGGGCCAGGAGCCGACCGAGCGTCAGCGAGGAAGGCCCGCAGCCCCGAGGAAGAGCGACAATCAAGTACCTCTCTGACGAGAGCCGCCCGGTATGCCGCCCACGCGGCATACCGGGGCACGTGGCAGGACCGCGCTGGTCCGATTGACCACACCTCCACCGAAACACTCAGCACAGGAGCAGAAATGAAGCGCAGCAAGGCTTACCGCGAGGCCGCGGAGAAGATCGACGCGGGCAAGAGCTACGCCCCGCTCGAGGCCGTCCGCCTCGCCAAGGGTGCCGCCAAGGCCAAGTACGACGAGACGGTCGAGGTCGCGATGCGACTCGGCGTCGACCCGCGCAAGGCCGACCAGATGGTCCGCGGCACCGTCAACCTCCCGCACGGCACCGGCAAGACCGCCCGCGTCCTCGTGTTCGCCAACGGCGACAAGGCCGAGGCCGCCCGCGAGGCCGGTGCGGACCACGTCGGCTCGGACGAGCTGCTGGAGAAGGTGGCCGGCGGCTGGCTCGACTTCGACGCCGTCGTCGCGACCCCCGACATGATGGGCAAGGTCGGCCGACTCGGCAAGGTGCTCGGCCCGCGTGGCCTCATGCCCAACCCGAAGACCGGCACCGTCACGATGGACACGGCCAAGGCCGTGACCGACATCAAGGGCGGCAAGATCGAGTTCCGCGTCGACAAGCACGCGAACCTGCACTTCATCATCGGCAAGGCGTCGTTCGACGAGAAGTCGCTCGTGGAGAACTACGCCGCAGCCCTCGAAGAGGTCCTGCGCCTCAAGCCGTCCTCCTCGAAGGGCCGCTACATCGAGAAGGCGACCATGTCGACGACGATGGGCCCCGGCATCCCGCTGGACTACACCCGCACCCGCAACCTGCTGGTCGAGGACGAGGTCACCGCCTGAGTCCGCGCCCACCGGCTGCACCACGCGGAGCCCGTCACCCCCGAGGGGTGGCGGGCTCTCGCCGTGCGGCACCACCCGGCGGTTACGATCGTTGGGCAGCACGTATCCGCAGTACGTCGATGGGGGAGATCTCGTGAAGAAGACCATGGTTCCGGCGCTGGCGCTGGTCGCAGCGCTCGGTCTGAGTGCCTGTGGGGACGCCGGCGACGACAGCGGCACCAAGAGCTCGACCAGCTCGACGAGCTCCTCCGGCTCCGCCGCCTCGGGCCCGAAGGCGGGCGCCACCGTC contains the following coding sequences:
- the rplK gene encoding 50S ribosomal protein L11, with the protein product MPPKKKVSGFIKLQIQAGAATPAPPVGPALGQHGVNIMEFVKAYNAATESQRGNVIPVEITVYEDRSFTFITKTPPAAELIKKAAGVPKGSGEPHKTKVAKLSADQVRAIAEQKMEDLNANDINQAMKIIAGTARSMGIDTSL
- the rplA gene encoding 50S ribosomal protein L1, with the translated sequence MKRSKAYREAAEKIDAGKSYAPLEAVRLAKGAAKAKYDETVEVAMRLGVDPRKADQMVRGTVNLPHGTGKTARVLVFANGDKAEAAREAGADHVGSDELLEKVAGGWLDFDAVVATPDMMGKVGRLGKVLGPRGLMPNPKTGTVTMDTAKAVTDIKGGKIEFRVDKHANLHFIIGKASFDEKSLVENYAAALEEVLRLKPSSSKGRYIEKATMSTTMGPGIPLDYTRTRNLLVEDEVTA